One genomic segment of Chitinibacter sp. FCG-7 includes these proteins:
- a CDS encoding esterase-like activity of phytase family protein encodes MHLKPKHLTIAMTLATAPWLLTGCGGGSSAVATPPSTTVPTPQLAGRAVLAAASFADGPVSGQYLGGSLFNGHTAPFAKQPIQGFSAILKNADGSFLAMPDNGYGGIENSADFNLRVYTIRPNFKTATGGDGSIKAEKFIELKDPNKLIPFAITNQFSKERVLTGADFDIESMQRAPDGTLWFGDEFGPFLLHTDANGVLLEAPIKLMDNENAGQEIRSPQNPYSEEGSAVRIMNAVRAHAQSFGAKRAPVFSPYFVQLKYDANGVKSSPDAHYARGKIRNRASPRPPARFLMWRRSRALAIRW; translated from the coding sequence ATGCACCTCAAACCCAAGCACCTGACAATCGCGATGACCCTCGCAACAGCCCCTTGGCTGCTGACCGGATGTGGCGGCGGCAGCTCAGCAGTCGCAACCCCACCATCGACCACCGTACCAACACCTCAGCTCGCTGGTCGTGCCGTCCTCGCCGCGGCGAGTTTTGCCGATGGTCCGGTCTCTGGCCAATATTTGGGTGGCAGCTTGTTTAACGGCCACACAGCACCCTTTGCCAAGCAACCGATCCAAGGCTTTTCGGCAATTCTGAAAAATGCAGATGGCTCTTTCCTGGCGATGCCTGACAATGGTTACGGCGGCATCGAGAATTCAGCCGACTTTAATCTGCGCGTGTACACCATCCGCCCGAATTTCAAAACCGCGACCGGCGGCGATGGCAGCATCAAAGCGGAGAAATTCATTGAGCTGAAAGACCCGAATAAACTGATCCCGTTTGCGATCACCAATCAATTCAGCAAAGAGCGCGTGCTCACCGGCGCCGATTTTGACATTGAATCGATGCAGCGCGCGCCGGATGGCACGCTATGGTTTGGCGACGAATTTGGCCCTTTCCTGCTGCATACCGACGCCAATGGCGTGCTACTGGAAGCGCCAATCAAGCTGATGGATAACGAAAACGCGGGTCAGGAAATCCGCTCGCCGCAAAACCCCTACAGCGAAGAAGGCAGCGCCGTGCGCATCATGAATGCTGTGCGTGCCCATGCCCAGAGCTTTGGTGCCAAACGTGCGCCGGTATTTTCGCCCTACTTTGTGCAGCTGAAATACGATGCCAATGGCGTGAAATCGAGTCCGGATGCCCACTACGCCCGCGGCAAAATCCGCAACCGGGCCTCACCCCGGCCACCAGCGAGATTTTTGATGTGGCGTCGCTCAAGAGCGCTGGCTATCAGGTGGTGA
- the ahpF gene encoding alkyl hydroperoxide reductase subunit F: MLDAQIKAQLSAYLEKLQHPIELIASLDESAAAGEIRTLLDEIAALNNKISVRHDGNGLNPNQPRKPSFAIARQGENPRVSFAGIPLGHEFTSLVLALLQTGGHPPRVDDATIATIKALKGTFEFTTFVSLSCHNCPDVVQALNLLSVLNPNIRHEMVDGALFQTEVTERQIMAVPTILLNGQPFGQGRMTLEEIIAKIDTGSAERQSEEINAKAPFDVLIVGGGPAGSAAAVYAARKGIRTGVVAERFGGQVLDTMGIENFISVKETEGPKLAAALESHVREYDVDIMNLQRANKLVADAASQLIEVQLASGATLKGRSVIISTGARWREMNVPGEQEYRGRGVAYCPHCDGPLFKGKRVAVIGGGNSGVEAAIDLAGIVQHVTLLEFGDALRADAVLQNKLRSLANVTIITNAQTTAVLGDGQKVNGLAYTDRVSGTAQQVELEGIFVQIGLLPNTDWLKGTLDLSPRGEIEVDSHGRTSMPGVFAAGDATTTPFKQIIIAMGEGAKASLSAFDYLIRSGQ; this comes from the coding sequence ATGCTTGATGCACAAATCAAAGCCCAGCTATCGGCTTACCTTGAAAAACTGCAACACCCGATTGAACTCATTGCCTCACTGGACGAGAGCGCAGCAGCGGGCGAGATCCGCACTTTGCTTGACGAAATCGCCGCATTAAATAACAAAATCAGTGTGCGTCATGACGGCAACGGCTTGAATCCAAATCAGCCACGCAAGCCGTCGTTTGCAATTGCTAGACAAGGCGAAAATCCGCGCGTGAGCTTTGCCGGTATTCCGCTGGGCCATGAATTTACGTCCTTGGTCTTGGCCTTGCTACAAACCGGCGGCCATCCACCGCGCGTCGACGATGCAACCATTGCGACGATCAAGGCACTGAAAGGCACGTTTGAATTTACAACATTCGTCTCACTGTCCTGCCATAACTGCCCGGATGTGGTGCAGGCGCTCAATTTGCTGTCGGTGCTAAACCCGAATATTCGTCATGAAATGGTTGATGGTGCGCTATTCCAGACTGAAGTCACCGAGCGGCAAATCATGGCGGTGCCGACGATTTTGCTCAACGGCCAGCCTTTTGGTCAGGGCCGGATGACGTTGGAAGAAATCATCGCCAAAATCGACACTGGCAGTGCCGAGCGTCAGAGCGAAGAAATCAACGCTAAAGCGCCATTTGATGTCCTGATCGTTGGCGGTGGCCCCGCCGGATCGGCCGCGGCGGTCTATGCCGCACGCAAAGGCATTCGCACCGGCGTGGTGGCTGAACGCTTTGGCGGCCAGGTGCTCGACACGATGGGTATTGAGAACTTTATTTCGGTTAAAGAAACCGAAGGCCCTAAGCTCGCCGCCGCGCTTGAGAGCCATGTGCGTGAATACGATGTCGATATTATGAATCTGCAACGCGCCAACAAGCTGGTGGCCGATGCCGCCAGCCAGCTGATTGAAGTGCAACTGGCCAGCGGCGCGACGCTCAAAGGCCGTAGCGTGATTATTTCCACCGGTGCGCGCTGGCGCGAAATGAATGTACCGGGCGAGCAGGAATATCGCGGTCGTGGCGTGGCCTATTGCCCGCATTGCGATGGCCCGCTGTTTAAAGGCAAGCGAGTCGCGGTGATCGGCGGCGGCAATTCCGGCGTGGAAGCGGCGATTGATCTGGCCGGGATTGTGCAGCATGTGACTTTGCTAGAGTTTGGCGATGCCTTGCGCGCCGACGCGGTGCTGCAAAACAAATTGCGCAGCTTGGCCAATGTCACCATCATCACCAATGCGCAAACCACTGCCGTACTGGGAGATGGGCAAAAAGTGAATGGCTTGGCATACACCGACCGCGTCAGTGGCACCGCACAGCAAGTTGAGCTGGAAGGCATTTTTGTTCAGATCGGTTTGCTGCCGAATACCGACTGGCTCAAAGGCACACTGGATTTGAGCCCACGTGGTGAAATTGAAGTCGACAGCCACGGCCGCACCTCAATGCCCGGCGTTTTTGCGGCGGGCGATGCGACCACGACGCCATTTAAACAAATCATTATCGCGATGGGCGAAGGCGCCAAAGCATCACTGAGCGCATTTGATTATCTGATTCGCAGCGGGCAGTAA
- a CDS encoding dihydrodipicolinate reductase C-terminal domain-containing protein, with product MKNVGLIGYGRAGKAVARVLNADAAVNLKWVAHRNNENLTFTESYPVLTIRSAADFEILFNNHPVDYVIDFSSPDNIMLYGRAAAAAGIHILSANSNHDEAQLAFAQSLADQIVVMCSPNITVGINFLMIAAKALQKIAPHVDIAVLEEHFKEKKDISGTAKKLAHELNVGDVTSLRLGGIVGHHQVVFGFPYQTVRFIHDSISREAFGTGAIYALSLMAKQPPGMYEFASLMRQEVMSTLLEAS from the coding sequence ATGAAAAATGTAGGTTTAATTGGTTACGGGCGGGCAGGTAAAGCCGTTGCGCGCGTTTTGAATGCGGATGCTGCTGTCAACCTCAAATGGGTAGCGCATCGCAATAATGAAAACCTGACATTCACAGAATCCTATCCGGTCTTGACAATCAGAAGCGCCGCCGACTTCGAGATTTTATTTAACAATCACCCTGTTGATTATGTGATCGATTTTTCTTCCCCCGACAATATCATGCTCTATGGCCGGGCAGCCGCCGCTGCCGGTATCCATATCCTGTCTGCCAACTCGAATCATGATGAAGCGCAGCTTGCTTTTGCCCAGAGCCTGGCCGATCAGATTGTGGTGATGTGCAGCCCCAATATTACGGTTGGGATTAATTTTCTGATGATCGCCGCCAAAGCTCTGCAGAAAATTGCACCGCATGTTGATATTGCAGTGCTTGAAGAGCACTTCAAAGAGAAAAAAGACATCTCGGGCACGGCTAAAAAACTGGCGCATGAGCTGAATGTGGGTGATGTCACCTCCTTGCGCCTCGGGGGCATTGTTGGCCATCACCAGGTGGTGTTTGGTTTTCCCTATCAAACGGTCAGATTTATTCATGACTCGATCAGCCGGGAAGCATTTGGCACGGGGGCCATCTATGCCTTGTCGCTGATGGCCAAGCAGCCACCGGGTATGTATGAGTTTGCCAGCCTGATGCGTCAGGAAGTGATGTCAACCTTGCTGGAAGCCAGCTAA
- a CDS encoding tyrosine-type recombinase/integrase produces the protein MALLTDAKARNIKPNDKPVAHGGVPGLRLLPSKTKGHGRWELRFVSPLTGKRRDAGLGGYPAIGLAAAREKAEAMRELLALGIDPLSQAALETAVAKNKKIPTFEKAMLATLEVRRLTWKNEVTATVRWLGRIQKHASDLLPLQVDAISPEHIKATLQPIWANQPDTARKLKTAIAQIMDWAEAHDFIESSPMQKALKQLGDVHKTAISHQPAMPFQQVPSFVREHLYPTDTATQNLILFVILTTVRSANARHATWAQIDFQRKVWTVPAESMKSKKHEGHSLEVPLSTAALAVLESMLGKHPELIFPSPRKEVAMSDMSATSFLRNRNAPSDIQGRTATLHGFRSSFKNWALEETDFSDELSEAALAHAVGNRVRRAYARTSQLEQRRALMTQWADFVMSVCSQKVYK, from the coding sequence ATGGCACTTCTAACTGATGCAAAAGCTCGAAACATTAAACCAAATGACAAACCTGTTGCTCATGGTGGCGTTCCGGGGCTGCGACTATTGCCTTCCAAGACCAAAGGTCATGGTCGTTGGGAGCTTCGGTTTGTTTCACCGTTAACTGGCAAACGCCGAGACGCAGGCTTAGGTGGCTATCCTGCTATCGGCTTGGCTGCAGCACGGGAAAAAGCCGAGGCAATGCGAGAACTCTTAGCCTTGGGGATCGATCCCCTCTCACAAGCTGCACTTGAAACTGCTGTAGCTAAAAACAAAAAAATCCCGACGTTTGAAAAGGCAATGTTGGCTACGCTTGAAGTACGTCGGCTGACTTGGAAAAATGAAGTAACTGCTACAGTTCGCTGGCTTGGACGTATCCAAAAACACGCATCCGACTTATTGCCTTTGCAGGTCGATGCCATATCACCCGAGCATATCAAGGCCACGCTACAACCAATCTGGGCCAACCAACCCGATACGGCTCGTAAGCTAAAAACAGCCATCGCACAGATCATGGACTGGGCTGAGGCTCATGACTTCATCGAATCTTCACCGATGCAAAAGGCACTGAAACAGCTTGGGGATGTCCACAAGACGGCCATTTCTCACCAACCGGCAATGCCATTTCAACAAGTCCCATCTTTTGTCCGTGAGCATCTGTATCCCACAGATACAGCGACGCAGAACCTGATTCTGTTCGTGATATTGACTACAGTTCGTTCTGCCAATGCTCGGCACGCCACATGGGCGCAAATTGATTTCCAACGTAAGGTGTGGACGGTTCCTGCTGAATCAATGAAGTCGAAAAAACACGAAGGGCATTCATTGGAGGTGCCACTCAGCACGGCAGCACTAGCCGTTCTTGAAAGCATGCTTGGCAAACATCCGGAACTAATTTTCCCAAGTCCAAGAAAAGAAGTCGCGATGAGCGACATGAGTGCGACGTCATTTCTGCGCAACAGAAATGCGCCAAGTGATATTCAAGGGCGCACAGCCACATTGCACGGCTTCAGGTCTAGTTTCAAAAATTGGGCACTAGAAGAAACTGATTTTTCTGACGAATTAAGTGAAGCAGCCCTTGCGCACGCGGTAGGAAATCGAGTTCGCCGTGCCTACGCCAGAACATCGCAACTAGAACAGCGTAGAGCATTGATGACACAATGGGCAGATTTTGTAATGTCTGTATGTTCACAAAAAGTCTACAAATAG
- a CDS encoding NUDIX hydrolase, which yields MSTISCCEPSSGRRHLLESLGIFMEDMEDAHLELLTTLIHPNVTTIDGRIANRHAVRAIVQDGDDILLLYTRRYDDYSLPGGGVDEGEDLAAALRRELQEETGAQDIQIVSEYGYLDEYRPSLKPDHDVLFMRSYIYVCQIARELGEAKMEHYEIKNGMEAKWVNLAQAIAHNEQIIATQSSSMGMSILRETWLLQRLQDQAINQR from the coding sequence TTGTCCACAATATCCTGTTGCGAACCATCGAGTGGGCGGCGACACCTGCTTGAATCACTTGGCATTTTTATGGAAGACATGGAAGACGCGCACTTGGAACTCCTGACCACCTTAATTCACCCCAATGTCACCACCATTGATGGCCGCATCGCCAATCGCCACGCGGTACGGGCGATTGTGCAAGACGGTGATGACATCTTGCTGCTCTACACTCGCCGCTATGACGACTACAGTTTACCCGGCGGTGGCGTTGATGAAGGGGAAGATTTGGCTGCGGCATTGCGACGTGAGCTGCAGGAGGAAACGGGCGCGCAGGATATTCAAATTGTCAGCGAATATGGCTATCTGGATGAATACCGCCCCAGCCTAAAGCCGGATCACGATGTGTTGTTTATGCGCTCTTATATTTACGTCTGCCAGATTGCCCGCGAGCTGGGCGAAGCCAAAATGGAGCATTACGAAATCAAGAATGGCATGGAAGCCAAGTGGGTTAATCTGGCGCAGGCGATTGCTCACAATGAGCAAATCATCGCCACCCAATCTAGCAGTATGGGGATGTCAATTTTGCGCGAAACCTGGCTATTACAACGACTGCAAGATCAAGCGATTAATCAGCGTTAA
- a CDS encoding chloride channel protein, whose amino-acid sequence MGVPLKTKTQLLFWLGAVLVGLAAVALATVAEWASGFFSWAQARWWWSPLVLAPGGGVLIYWLMNLHGPGAQGSGIPQAKAALQVSDQLFVTRRLLSLKIAAFKAVGIVLGLASGFVLGREGPTVQIGASIMYSLRDLMPDNNAEVRRQLILVGGAAGIAAAFNTPLAGIVFAFEEMARSVEEKTSGKLLGAVILAGIVSLAIEGDYVYFGRIHAPAFAVIELLPVISISLLCGLIGGSFAWLCLNTQRWLPLPVQLWQKARPYHFVACCGLLIACLGMLAPIHGSGAEVTRAAIESQQALPWYFLPLKFIGLLTTFLTGLPGGIFAPSLAMGAGVGSWFAGFFAEPVTAKLMAIGMAAMLAAVTRAPITAAIILMEMTDGHSMVISLLVATMIASMVARRFNANLYHELANRALAVLALKEK is encoded by the coding sequence TTGGGCGTTCCACTGAAAACCAAGACCCAGCTGCTGTTCTGGCTTGGTGCTGTTCTGGTCGGCCTGGCTGCGGTGGCGCTGGCCACGGTCGCTGAATGGGCATCGGGTTTCTTCAGCTGGGCGCAAGCACGCTGGTGGTGGTCGCCCTTGGTGTTGGCGCCTGGCGGCGGCGTATTGATTTACTGGCTGATGAATTTGCATGGCCCTGGTGCGCAGGGTAGCGGTATTCCTCAGGCCAAGGCCGCGCTGCAGGTATCCGATCAGCTGTTTGTCACCCGGCGTCTGCTGTCATTGAAAATTGCGGCATTCAAAGCCGTGGGCATTGTGCTGGGGCTGGCCAGCGGCTTTGTCTTGGGGCGTGAGGGGCCAACCGTACAAATTGGCGCCAGTATTATGTATTCGCTGCGTGATCTCATGCCGGACAATAATGCCGAAGTGCGCCGGCAGCTCATTCTGGTGGGCGGCGCAGCCGGCATTGCCGCCGCTTTTAACACACCGCTGGCCGGGATTGTTTTTGCTTTTGAAGAAATGGCGCGCTCGGTCGAAGAAAAAACCTCGGGCAAATTACTCGGCGCAGTGATTCTGGCCGGTATTGTCTCGCTGGCGATTGAGGGAGACTACGTTTACTTTGGTCGAATCCATGCACCTGCATTTGCGGTGATTGAGCTGCTCCCCGTGATTTCAATCAGCCTGTTGTGCGGCTTGATCGGTGGCAGCTTTGCCTGGCTATGCCTCAATACTCAGCGCTGGCTACCGTTGCCGGTTCAGCTCTGGCAAAAAGCTAGGCCTTATCATTTTGTGGCCTGCTGCGGGTTACTGATTGCTTGTTTGGGTATGCTGGCGCCTATCCACGGCAGTGGTGCTGAGGTGACTCGTGCCGCCATTGAAAGTCAGCAGGCCTTACCCTGGTATTTTCTGCCGCTTAAATTTATTGGCCTGCTCACCACATTTCTAACGGGTTTGCCTGGCGGTATTTTTGCACCATCGCTGGCCATGGGGGCAGGTGTTGGGAGCTGGTTTGCGGGCTTTTTTGCTGAGCCTGTCACGGCAAAGCTGATGGCCATTGGCATGGCGGCCATGCTGGCCGCAGTAACACGCGCACCCATTACTGCCGCCATTATTCTGATGGAAATGACCGATGGGCATTCAATGGTGATTTCTTTGCTGGTGGCCACCATGATTGCGTCCATGGTTGCTCGCCGATTTAATGCCAATCTGTATCACGAGCTGGCCAACAGGGCGCTTGCTGTGCTGGCTTTGAAGGAGAAATAA
- a CDS encoding NUDIX hydrolase, whose protein sequence is MKKLTTIIHSAIQSIDRRIMNRRAARAIIVRGDEILLMYTAKHHDYSLPGGGLEKGEDVISALRRELREEVGASDIVIEEYIGYLDEYRPSPRAKFDVVFLRSYCYRCAVKEDFTALSLHHREIGNGVKPVWIKLDEAIAHSEAMLAQTPSQMGISIQRETWLLKFIRTSMRN, encoded by the coding sequence ATGAAAAAACTCACGACGATTATTCATTCCGCGATCCAGAGCATTGATCGCCGCATTATGAATCGCCGCGCTGCGCGGGCGATTATTGTTCGCGGGGACGAGATTTTGCTGATGTATACCGCCAAACACCATGATTACAGTCTGCCGGGGGGCGGCCTGGAGAAAGGGGAGGACGTGATCAGTGCGCTGCGCAGAGAGCTGCGTGAGGAGGTGGGCGCTAGCGATATTGTGATCGAGGAATATATTGGCTATCTGGATGAATACCGGCCTAGCCCACGAGCAAAGTTCGATGTGGTGTTTCTGCGCTCCTACTGCTATCGCTGCGCGGTTAAAGAAGATTTCACGGCGCTGTCATTGCACCACAGAGAAATCGGCAATGGTGTTAAACCGGTCTGGATCAAGCTGGATGAGGCCATCGCGCACAGCGAGGCCATGCTGGCGCAAACACCGTCACAGATGGGGATTTCAATTCAGCGGGAAACCTGGCTGCTGAAGTTTATCCGCACATCCATGCGGAACTAA
- the ahpC gene encoding alkyl hydroperoxide reductase subunit C — MAIINTVIKPFKATAYQNGQFIPVSDESLKGKWSVVFFYPADFTFVCPTELGDLADVYGEFQKIGVEVYSVSTDTHFTHKAWHDASETIAKIQYPMIGDPTGTITRNFDVMIEEEGLALRGTFVINPEGEIKVAEIHDLGIGRDAKELLRKVQAAQHIANNPGEVCPAKWTPGEATLKPSLDLVGKI; from the coding sequence ATGGCGATCATCAATACTGTAATCAAACCTTTCAAAGCAACGGCTTACCAGAACGGCCAATTTATCCCTGTGAGCGACGAGTCGCTGAAAGGCAAATGGTCGGTAGTGTTCTTCTATCCTGCTGACTTTACTTTTGTTTGCCCGACTGAACTGGGTGACTTGGCCGATGTGTACGGCGAATTCCAGAAAATCGGCGTTGAAGTTTACTCCGTTTCAACTGACACGCACTTCACGCACAAAGCGTGGCACGACGCATCCGAGACAATTGCCAAAATCCAGTACCCAATGATTGGTGACCCAACTGGCACGATCACGCGCAATTTTGACGTGATGATCGAAGAAGAAGGCCTGGCATTGCGCGGTACTTTCGTGATCAACCCAGAAGGCGAAATCAAAGTAGCTGAAATTCACGACCTGGGTATTGGCCGTGATGCGAAAGAATTGTTGCGCAAAGTCCAAGCCGCACAACACATCGCCAACAATCCAGGCGAAGTGTGCCCAGCGAAATGGACACCCGGTGAAGCAACGCTGAAGCCATCACTGGATCTGGTCGGCAAAATCTAA
- a CDS encoding MarR family winged helix-turn-helix transcriptional regulator has translation MNIEQPNYLDVEVLKQFRIVFRSVRKHFQSVEQELGMSGAQLWALSEIDAQPGLTLSVLAKAMSLHQSTTSNLVEKLVSSGLVERKRSSQDARSVRLYPTQYGVDKLSLAPHPVKGLLPDALGRLPAPALARLHESLSALLDTMSQLELDAGESNPLSDH, from the coding sequence ATGAATATCGAACAGCCCAATTACCTGGATGTTGAAGTGCTCAAGCAGTTCCGGATTGTCTTCAGGTCGGTGCGCAAGCATTTTCAATCGGTAGAGCAAGAGCTGGGCATGAGCGGTGCCCAACTGTGGGCTTTGTCGGAGATTGATGCCCAGCCCGGTTTAACGCTGTCTGTGCTGGCCAAGGCCATGTCATTGCACCAGTCGACCACCAGCAATCTGGTTGAAAAGCTGGTCAGCTCGGGTTTGGTCGAGCGTAAAAGATCCAGTCAGGATGCTCGTTCCGTGCGCCTCTATCCCACCCAATACGGGGTCGACAAACTCAGTCTGGCCCCACATCCGGTCAAAGGCCTGCTGCCTGACGCGCTGGGGCGGCTACCCGCGCCTGCTTTGGCCAGGCTTCACGAATCGCTCTCTGCCTTGCTCGATACCATGAGTCAGCTCGAGCTTGATGCTGGTGAAAGCAACCCACTTTCTGATCATTAA
- a CDS encoding esterase-like activity of phytase family protein: MASLKSAGYQVVTWTVNDKAKMTELLKAGVSGIISDRPDLLLAAVKEFDANKDGVPGDYLTKDGLIDPAKFDAQGHRGARNLRPENTLPALEAALDHLMTTLETDSGITKDGVSVLKHDPYIETQKCRRADGQPYDQISQEVLIKDRTLAEIQSTFICDKLFRGAEQKNDLALSPVSVALAKTKGYQNPYVLPRTQDVFDLVAAYIDYYSNGAGKTHPEAAKRVANAKTVRFNIETKINPRGDKDNHGLMYKDRTVGFEQMADTLAKVIVDNKMEARADIQSFDFRTLLRVQEKFPAIRTVYLFGDFPIYPDPANTDDGTNMQDENGKNTPWMAGLYWPYRSTATSNPFRAKKSGGFEGMAISSDGSKLYPLLEQPLNGHDEKTLLISEFDIASRKYTGKTFKYKLDAKGTNIGDFIVFNAEEGIIIERDNSTGDLTGFKKLFKIKLGKAGDYVEKTELVNLMDIKDPKGISGTASNGDIGLGGVFAMPFVTIEDVVVIDENTLGVLNDNNYPFSVGRHMGSKSADDNEFVLITLPSPLKLAK; this comes from the coding sequence GTGGCGTCGCTCAAGAGCGCTGGCTATCAGGTGGTGACCTGGACGGTGAACGACAAAGCCAAAATGACCGAGCTATTAAAAGCTGGCGTCAGCGGGATTATCTCTGATCGCCCCGATCTGCTGCTGGCAGCGGTGAAAGAGTTTGATGCCAACAAAGACGGCGTGCCCGGCGATTACCTGACCAAAGACGGCCTGATTGATCCGGCCAAATTTGACGCCCAAGGTCACCGTGGCGCGCGCAATCTGCGCCCAGAAAACACGCTGCCTGCACTAGAAGCAGCGCTGGATCACCTGATGACCACGCTGGAAACCGATTCAGGCATTACCAAAGATGGCGTGTCAGTGCTTAAGCATGATCCGTACATCGAAACGCAAAAATGCCGTCGTGCCGATGGTCAACCGTACGATCAGATCAGTCAGGAAGTACTGATTAAGGATCGGACGCTAGCAGAAATTCAAAGCACCTTTATCTGCGACAAACTGTTCCGTGGCGCCGAGCAGAAAAACGATCTAGCGCTGTCGCCAGTTTCGGTGGCTCTGGCTAAAACCAAAGGTTATCAAAACCCCTATGTATTGCCCCGTACGCAAGACGTATTCGACCTTGTAGCCGCATACATCGACTATTACAGCAACGGTGCGGGCAAAACCCATCCGGAAGCGGCCAAACGCGTCGCCAACGCCAAAACCGTACGCTTTAACATCGAAACCAAGATCAATCCACGCGGTGATAAGGATAATCACGGTCTGATGTACAAAGACCGTACCGTGGGCTTTGAGCAAATGGCCGATACCTTGGCCAAAGTGATTGTCGACAACAAGATGGAAGCGCGCGCCGACATCCAGAGTTTCGACTTCCGCACACTACTGCGCGTGCAGGAGAAATTCCCTGCCATCCGCACCGTGTATCTGTTTGGCGATTTCCCGATCTATCCGGATCCGGCCAATACCGATGACGGTACCAATATGCAGGATGAAAACGGCAAAAATACGCCGTGGATGGCCGGCCTGTACTGGCCATATCGCAGCACCGCCACCAGCAATCCATTCCGTGCGAAAAAATCAGGTGGTTTTGAAGGCATGGCGATCTCTAGCGATGGCAGCAAGCTGTACCCGCTGCTGGAACAGCCACTGAACGGCCACGATGAGAAAACACTGCTGATCAGCGAATTTGATATCGCCAGCCGTAAATACACCGGCAAAACCTTCAAGTACAAGCTGGATGCCAAAGGCACGAATATCGGCGACTTTATCGTATTTAACGCCGAAGAAGGCATTATTATCGAGCGCGATAACAGCACTGGCGATCTAACTGGCTTTAAAAAGCTCTTCAAGATCAAGCTGGGCAAAGCTGGCGATTACGTTGAAAAAACCGAACTGGTCAACCTGATGGACATTAAAGATCCAAAAGGCATCAGTGGCACGGCCAGCAATGGCGATATCGGTTTGGGTGGCGTCTTTGCGATGCCGTTTGTCACCATCGAAGACGTGGTGGTGATCGATGAAAACACCCTCGGCGTGCTCAACGACAACAACTACCCATTTAGCGTGGGTCGCCACATGGGCAGTAAATCTGCTGATGATAATGAGTTTGTCTTGATTACCTTGCCTAGCCCACTGAAACTGGCCAAATAA